The DNA window attcttggtttcatggttacccagagaaatttcagagttgtaaactttgataataaatgaacctgtgaaattagccatgatggaatggcagagcagattcaatgggctgaacgtCCCAATTCTCATCCTCTGCTTTATTGTCTAATTTAGGATGAAAGATTGCTAACTCCATCATTTACAATTATCTCAGGTACCCCAGTGCCCTGCTTCACTGCATCTACTTCTAAAAACTTGTGGCTAAAAAACATTCAAGCTGAAACATCTGCTTCACTTCAGGAAGGTCCTGGCCCTGGCCCTCATCACAAATTACTTCAGAACTTGACACTACTTGGAATGACTTTTAACTTCCAAGCTCCCAAAAATTCAGGTCCAATGTAAACAAAGTCTGACCCAAACTCATCCCTCTTCTTTTAATTAGCCTATTACATTTGGCAAGGCCCTGAATAAATAAAGGAGCTTGAATCTTTGCCTCTTTTAACAATGGCATCACATAAATGCACACCTCTGGAGCACATAGGAAAAAAATACACCTCAAATCagctcaatttttttaaaatataagcaATCACAGGCTCATGGgctgaatccagctggctccttgtgctgggttgagcattgaactAGCAACTCTGTCCCAGATATATAAAAAAGATAAATGCTagagaaacggcaaggttgccacccagTGCGCCATAAGGCTCGGAGAAGAACAAGAAATGAGAAATCGCAGGTAAGGCTTGTTCCTGAGGTTTACTGACCCATTTTTCACACACTTGAAACATTCAACAACAGTATTTAAATTTCTAACCAGACTACTTAGATGCAGATGAGTGATATGACAGAGGTAGTCCTGGCAATAGATTGGACTCAAGATCATGAGTTGATCACAGAGTCAATTGAGAGATGTTTAGTTCAGTACCTGTATCTGGGGAATAGTAATAATTGCCAGTGATCAATGGAATAATTATTACCCTAATACTCAATTAACATACAAGAAACACCTTGATTCAGTAGAACTTCAAATGAAAGACTCTTGAACCATAGCAAAAGTGATAATCCCCAGGTAAAGCTGAAAAAAGCAAATATCTTTAAGTTTAGAGCATTTAAACTGCCCTTCATGAATATAATTTGCAATGGTTATTTAAAAGACATTGCTCCCAAAATGACgagggctatagatagggtaaatgtaagcaggctttttccactgaggttgcgtgagactggaactagagatcGTGGATTATggctgaaagatgaaatatttaagaacTTATGGGGGAACTTTTcagaagatggtgagagtgtggaatgaactgccagcacatgTGGTGGAAATgggtttgattttaacatttaagagaaatgtggataggtacatggatgggaggcatgtggagggttatggtccaggtgcaagttgatgagactaggtagattaatagtatggactaggtgggctgaagagCTCATTTCTGCAccgtactgttctatgactctatgacaaaaGGTCCAGTATCATTTCAGTCTTTGTTCTTTCTGGGCACAATACCTTAACATTAGTCTCAAAAGGTTCATAGGAATCACACCACAATGAAAGCAGGATTGCAAAGGTTTGCATCCCATCGGTAATGAATGAGCTGTCTAAACTAACCAAAACCAAAGAAGAAACCTTTCATTTGGTGGGGATAAAGAGTTCAGAACTGGGGCAGAGGGATCTCAATATGGTAACAGCACACAAGTGTTTTCCACTGATCTTGGGTGGgattagaactagaagtcataggttaagggtaaaaggtgaaatagttaaggggaacatgagggggaacttcttctctGAGTGGGTGGTGCGAGTATGGACCAAGCTGAcagcagaagtagtggatacgggttcaaatttaagacaagtttggatgagtacatggatgaggggtatggagggctaagcaGAAGAATAGTTGACAAGAACCACATGGGCAAAAGGcccgtttccatgctgtagtgttctatgactcaatgCCCAGCAATACTCCCACAttctacatttaaaaaaaacatgaaggcccagataattgaaattaaaaccACCataagaacagaggacacattgtaggacagaattaggccattcagcccatcaagcctagTCCTCCATtccatctattttccctctctacctcattctcctgctatctcccagtaacctttcacagcctgattaatcaagaatctatcaaccttaaaTGACCTGGCCCGCACAggcacttgtggcaacaaattccacagattcatcaaccactggcaaaataaattcctcctcatctttgttctaaatggatgttaatctattctgaggctgtgtcctctggtcctagactcccccactataggaatatcCACTCTAGGTCCATTCTActtcggcctttcaacatttgatagttttccaatgagattcccccccccccccaacccccattcttctaaattccagtgggtacaggcccagagccttcaaacactcctcatatgataaccctttcattcctggaatcattctcatgagcctcctctgaactctcttctatgtcagcacattctttcttagataagggggccataactgctcacaatatcaAGTGAGGCTCTACCaatatcttataaagccttagcattacatacttgcttttgtattctagttctcttaAAATGAGTGcttacattacatttgcctttcttaccactgactgaacttgcaagttaacctttagggaatcctgcatgaggacttccaagtccccttgcagctccatatttttaattttctccccatttagaaaatagtctacaattttatttctaccaaagtgcatgaccataccagATGAACCCCATCTGTCTGGTGCAACTggctttaaggcgccagtaacctgcttttgtcccttctctgtcagtagaaatggttccatcaggcttagtagctaagccacacatgaaggccagaacTGGACTTGGTTATCTGAGACACACACCATCAGGAGCATTTAATAAGttatgggagcttatccccattatccccaccccaaagctaaagtaatATGGTAATTGATGCCTATACCCAAGTGAGCAGTAACATATAGATTTGACTTACAACAGAAAGGTGGAGCTGGGTGGTGAAaggaatgagggaggaagtgaaagagagagagtttaacCTTCTCACTACTCCTCGCTATTCAGTTGGAGAATAGATATCAGTAGACAATGATCTGAGTGACCTCTCCAAATATAAACCCTTTGATTCACTACCTTTTCTAAAATGTCTGTCTGTACAATAGCTGACTGCCCTCTGCTTCTGAGGAAGAGCTGCTGCGTTGGATCGAACTAGTGCAACACGGAGGCTACCTTGGCTTCCCATAGTGGTCAGGTGATTCGTCGAGGCCTCGGGATCACAATTTGGCACTTTCTCCTTGGCATCATTGTGCTGAGCTCCTGTGTGTGGGATGCTGGCTGTATCATCACCATTCACTGAAGAACTAGCCGGCTGCGGCTCCAGCACTGTGCAGTGCTTACTGTGGTAGTGTATCTGGGCGCCTTCACTCGTGCTGAAGGGCTTACCACAGATGCACTTGACGGCAGTTGCAGCCCTTCTTACCCCATGGCACTCTGTCTGATGAATCTCGATGTCTTCCTCTGACTGGGCTGTTGCAGAACAGGAGCAGCTGAACCACAGCTTCCCCTGGCTGAACAGGTTTTTCATGCACTGCCGACTAGTCTCCGCCCTCTTCTCTTTGGAGCTGTAGTGCATCTGACAGCCACAGGAAAACCTCGAGGAGCCCTCTATCGCCTCAACTTCATCCACAGTTGCACCTCTGTGCTCCACAAAAATGTAGTCAGTGCTATGGAAAGCTTTGTAATGGTCGAGAAATTCACTTTCAGAGTTAAACTCTATGTCGTCACACAGTCCGCAGAAATACTTGACGTTTAGCTCATCGTTATGCTGATCACGGCTGTGGCGGTACAGTGTTTCCACCCTATGGAAACGTTTCTGGCAGAACCCGCAGCTGTATTTGTGGAACTGGTGACTCGCCAAGAGGCTGCAGTGCTGGGCGACACTCTGTTCGGACTCAAACATCTCCTCACATAACCTGCACTGCCACGAGCCGTTTACCCTGGATTCATTAGACTGGGTGGCTTCTGTGCCCCATGCAACACCATCGCTCCCATCTAGATCAGCTGATTGCCAGTCTGATTTGGATGGGGAGGGCTCGGGAACCACCAGTTCATCttcatccatttccttctcatagTAGTAGGCATGGCCACTGTGGCACTCCATAACGTGGGTCATCAGGTCCTCCCTCCGGAGCATTTCTGCCTGGCAGCATGTGCACCAGAAGTGATAGTTGGTCAGGTGAGCTCCCCCGTGGCTGCGGCTCATGTGCAAGCTGATGATGCCAGCGTCAAGCGCCAGCTTGCCACAGACCAGGCACTTGTGGCGGATCCCGTTGGCAGACATTATGTGCTTCTCCACAGCCTTCTCGGAGTCGAAGTATTGGTGACATTCACAGAACCACAAGTAGGCACGTGGGCTGCTTCTGCCACTGTCGCTCTCCACTTTCTCTTCCTTCAAGTGCAAACCACTGCACTCCCTCCGGCTCCTCTTCGCGGAGCTGGGTGCGGAGAGCTGCCCGGAGCCAGAACAGGTCTTGGCCAGAGCTCTTTTGAAGGGAGAGTTCTTCCTGGCTTTGGACTGCTCTAGGGTCATGCGGAGGTCAGAGGGGAACTTGCTCTTCTCGTTGAAGTGGCAGAACTCCAAAATGGCCTTCTCCATGGTGCCTATCTGGTGGATTTTGTGCATGGCCTGCTTAGCGTGCTGACTGATCTGACTGTTGTCCACAAAGAGCCTATTGCAGTCCAGGCAGCGTCCCCTCACTCGGAATATAGCAGCAACTTGCCCAATGTCTTTTGCAGACACGGCAACAGGGCCAGCTCTCTTGCATCGTGTCCTGCAAACAAGAAAACTTTATGAGTAGAACATTCATGGAAGTGATCACCTTCAGTCCCAGTCATAAATGCAGCTACTGACTTCATCCCTCTGGAAACTCCGAGGATGAATATCACCAGAAAACTAGCTTCAAGTACACTGCCACTCTAACATGAAGCCAACTTCATCTCAAAAGCCAAAACTCTCACATTTTCTGTTATTATCCTGAGTAATCTTCATTACCTACAGACCATTCCAACAGAAGACTGACAGGCCTCCTTTAGTCTAGCCTCCATAAACTTCCTCCTAATATCAactggagtcatacagcacaaaaacaggtccATCTAGTCTACAttgaactgttactctgcctagaCCCATCAATCCAGacatggaccatagccctccatactcctcccatccatgtacttatccaaatttctcaaaTGTCGCAATCAAACTTGCATCTTCCACTTACTCCAGCAGCTCGTGTAAACCCgcaccaccctgagtgaagaagctccccctctgTATTGTATTGCTatcgcaaaacaaatttcaccaaATATTAgtaataataaacccaattctgaatcTAGTATTTAAACAGTAAAAGTCAGTTTTCCGATGTCTAGAAAACAGAAtacccttaagcatttcacctttcacccttaacctgatttcttgttctagtctcacccaaccacagtggaaaaagcctgcttgcatttaccttatctatacacttcattattttgtacacctctgataataaatgtactttgactttgatcaaggatgtatatgccaccatattgctcgaggaatataaagaatgtaaaaggaatcttaagaaagagattagaagatacgagtttggtttggcaaataaggtggaagtaaatccgaaaggtttctacagttatattaaaagcaagaggatagtgagggataaaattggtcccttagagaatcagggtggtcagctatgtgtggagccgagggagatgggagagattttgaacgatttcttctcttcggtattcactaaggagaaggatattgaattgggtaaggtgtgggaaacaagtaaggaagttatggaacctatgacaattaaagaggtggaagtactcgcgcttttaagaaatttaaaagtggataaatctccgggtcctgacaggatattccccaggaccttgagggaagtttgtgtagagatagcaggagctctgacggagatctttcagatgtcattagaaacggggattgtgccggaggattggcgtattgctcatgtggttccattgtttaaaaagggttctagaagtaagcctggcaattatagacctgtcagtttgacatcagtggtgggtaaattaatggaaagtattcttagagatagtatttataattatctggatagacaggatctgattaggagtagccagcatggatttgtgcgtggaaggtcatgtttgacaaaccttattgaatttttttaagaagttacgaggaatgttgacgagggtaaggcagtggatgtagtctatatggacttcagcaaggcctttgacaaagttccatatggaaggttagttaagaagcttcagtcgttaggtattaatgctggagtaataaaatggattcaacagtggctagatgggagatgccagagagtagtggtggataattgtttatcgggatggaggccggtgactagcggggtgcctcagggatctgttttgggcccaatgttgtttgtaatatacataaatgatctggatgatggggtggtaaattggattagtaagtatgccgatgatactaaggtaggaggtgttgtggataatgaggtgggttttcaaagcttgcagggaaatttatgctggttagaagaatgggctgaatgttggcagatggagtttaatgctgagaagtgtgaggttctacattttggcaggaataatccaaatagaacatacagggtaaatagtagggcattgaggaatgcagtggaacagagagatctaggaataacagtgcatagttccctgaaggtggagtctcatgtagatagggtggtgaagaaggcttttggaacgctggcctttaaaaatcagagcattgagtacagaagttgggatgtaatgttaaaattgtacaaggcattgataaggccaaatttggaatattgtgtacagttctggtcaccgaattataggaaagatatcaataaattagagagagtgcagagacgatttactaggatgttacctgggtttcagcacttaagttacagaggaaggttgaacaagttaggtctctattcattggagcgtagaaggttgaggggggatttgatcgaggtatttaaaattttgagagggatagatagagttgacgtgaataggctgtttccattgagagtaggggagattcaaacgagaggacatgatttgagagttagggggcaaaagtttaagggaaacacgagggggtatttctttactcagagagtgacagctgtgtggaatgagcttcctgtagaagtagtagaggccagttcagttgtgtcatttagggtaaaattggataggtatatggacaggaaaggagtggagggttatgggctgagtgcgggtaggtgggactaggtgagattaagagttcggcacggactaggagggccggaatggcctgtttccgtgctgtgattgttatatgttatatggttatatactaccttgagattcatgttcttccagacagttacaggaaaataaaaaactacaatagaatttatgaaaaactatacatcaataaagacaaccaatgtgctaaagacaaatagtgcaaaaaggtgtgtgtgtttgtgtgagtatACGTGTACATACACACACTTTATAAATAATATCGAGAACTTGAGCCgtacagtcattgaaagtgaatctgtaagttgtggaattggagctgtgctggttcaggagcccggtAGCTACATAGCATAATATCAAATCCTCATTCGCATACTTACTAGGGAATAAAGCACTAGCTTATTCAacccttccctataactcaggtcgaGTCCCAGCAATACCCTTGTAAATTGCCCATGAGCTAGTTCAAACCCAGACTGGCCATTATCCCTGTGCTCAGTGAACGACAGTGGCTTTCAGTTGATCAGACAAGTTCAGAGTGAACGTGCAAAACCACTTGAGCAACTGCAGTCTTAATTACAGTTGCTAATTAAAATTTTCACACCTTCAAAATGCCTTAAAAAGGTGAAAATAGATACTTTACATACATTAGATACTTTAGATACATtaaaatagatactttattgatcccaaagaaaatGTCAGTGTtaaagtagcattacaagtgcacagatatacaaatattagaagagaagtaagaaagaattaaaaaaataagttacttcaAACAATCTAACAAGAGGGAGTCATCACTTccttggctataggttgactcattatagagcctaatgggcGAGGGCAAGAATgccctcatatagcgctctttggagcagtgcagttgtcttagtttattactaaagtgctcctctgttcagccaaggtggcatgcagagggtgagaaatattgtccagaattgccaggattttccagagggttctttgttctatcacagcctccagtgtgtccagtttgactcctataacagagccagtctttctaatcagtttactgaGCACGTTGGCATCTCCCATGTCAATgccactgccccagcacaccactgcagagAAGATAGTACTGGTAACAATAGACTGGTAGAACatatgaaggagaggcctgcatactctaaagacttcagtctcctcaggaagtagtggtgactctggcccttcttgtacacagcctctgtgctggTGCTCCACTCAGGTCTGTCGTCCAGGTGCATCcctaggtacttgtaggtcctcaccatcaatagtaacggaGCCGTGCAGGCTTGGCCAAATGGTGctagctgaatcatctgcagctcaacatcagtaagggaaaggagatggtgatggtcctccaccagggccctctATTCATCCTCCCaccctccctttatacacccaaataTTGGtgtgtcatcagagaatttctgaagATAACGTAATTCAGTGCTGTATCTGAAGTCCAAGgtgtacagggtaaacaggaaaggAACCAACACATAAAAAACTAAGGACCTCTATAACCcattcatgccctcttctcattgctaccatcaaggagcagGTAAAGGGACCTGAAGGcagactcaatgttttaggagtaGCTACTTCCCCTCCACCAAAATTTTCAATAGTAATCACAGCATTCAATCCAAACCCTAGTATTCTTAGCTTAAACAGCATACTCCCTAACCTACCTCTTCAAAGTGTACAGTCACAATGAAAATACTCAGAAGTTCAATTGTAGTTCAGTCAATGACCTTTTAACAGAACCTCAAGTAACAATCACAAGAGATGTTACAGATTTTAAACAGGTGTGTATTCCTtgctttttcttttgattttaatTCAGTTCTCCATGTTCTGCAGTACTTTATTTACAGAATTAAAGCTAGTCTCTTAAACAAATAGTGTGAAAAACAGTATCACACTGACGAAGAAATTAGAAGTTAATGAAGTGCGAGATGGGctggggaaagaaaaaaaaaggatagcAACAGTGGTTTCTAACAAGTTAACCTTTCCAATTAATTGGATCTAAGAAAACTAATTTCTATTTTCATGCTATCAGGTGAAAAATAAAGATAACAAAGTTATATTACACTTTATTTACAGGCAAGTAGTAAAAGTCTTAGGTGGAGATTTTAGAAGAACATGACTAGAAGTCTGGCCTTATTGCCTGTCTcaagaaagagacagaagacaaAACAAATTCCAGATCCTAGTGCCGAGAGTTTAATAGAAGGGTAAAAAATACAAGGGATACAATCATGGACAAACTCACCAACCTGAAGTGTGCTGTCAATTCGATATGGCTTCGAAGCATCTGTTGACAATCTGTACACTTAACGTGGAAAGGAACTTCCTGACATAAAGAGATCAGAAGCTTCTTTGCATAGTTAGGAAAAGGAAGAGGGCTGCGCGTTCCCTGCTCACCTGTTGAAAAGAATTAAAGAAAAATCAATTAGGATTcagagaacatgccctcttctcattgctaccatcagagatggtgggacaggatcctgaagacacacactcaatgttttaacagcttcttcccctccattagatttttgaatggacaatgaacccatgaacactaccgcaCTATTtgtgctctctttctgcactgtTTGATTAGATTTTTACATATTTCATATTCATTATAACATTgaacctttgataataaatgaatcttagaATATTttaagtatacaactctgaaatttttcAATTCTCCAGGtccgggtagccatgaaaccaagaaagaaaagaaaggcagcacaatcatcaatcCCCAAATCTCACCTCCCCTCTGCAAAAAAAAACGGAACAGGCACACCAAATCCATCCCCCACCCCTGTAcaaatcaggcacatcaacccacCAAATACCTCTTCCTGCACAAAACTGAACAAAAATAGAACAGGCCCAGTGACCCCCAAATCCTTCATCCCGCACAAAAAAACCCGAGAAGATCGGGCGAAACAACGCAATATAGAAACTAAGAGTGAAAAATAGACTAGAAGTAtgtattgcatggtactgctgccacaaaataacaaatttcacaacaaatgttAGGAAGTATAGGTAGAATCCAGCCAACTTTCAACACTGATAAGATACCAAATATGAAACATTCATCTTACTTCTCTCTCAAGAGGTGTCGGCACCCTGCTGTTCCCAGTATTTGGTTAAAGTCCAGATTCACCCATTTTACCAAGTGCCAGCAAGAAAGCCCGTATTATATCATGCAAAACAACCGGTGGCTTATTTGGTTGTAAGGAGAGTCTCTCAACCAGCCCAAGAATTCATGACAGAAAATTACCCAGATGAGGCTTATTATTCCTTGATGACACTAGAATTCACTCAAAGCATGAGGATTTTTCTAATGAATGGTTTGAAGCTGTTAAAAGCCTGGTTTCAGTatgtttgttgcttatttattcattttgttCTTGAGCTTGGCATTAAAAGCAACAGCaatacatgtacatcaaaatataacGAAAAGCATCATATCAACTCAGCAAGGATCGTTCTTAGCAGCCTGTAAGTGTCAGCACACttttggtgccaacatagcacaccTGAACCAAATCTTATAGCTCGCGCTGTAAAATATTGTGTTAGCCGCTATGCTACTGCGCACTGTGTACAAATGATCAAAGAATCAACCAATATCAATGTCCCACTAGCCAATCTTATATGTTCAACTTCACTGAGCTAAGCTGCACATACTAAAACAATAATTTATTTGATCAATTGAAGTGATTCCCTAAGAGGGTCATCTAATTCATGCAGCAGAAGTTCAGTTTCACATTTATTACTTAAAAACATCCATGCATAAATGTTTCATTATACACCCCACCAAAACTTACCACTCAGTTTATGCCTCTCACGGAAATGGTTTGCCTTGGTCATGTGTTGCAAGCACTCATTCCTCAAGTTAAATAACAAATAGCAGCTCGGGCAAGCAAAGCACTGACATATCTGTGGTTCAAGGCCACGTCGGTGACCTTCAGCATTCCCAGAATCAACCTGCAAAATAAAATGTGCCTTCATTTATTAATTTAAGCTTTTACCATAACAggctggggatctcattgaaacctaacaaatattgaaaggccttgatagagtggacatggagaaaatatttccttttgtggggaaatctgggaccagaaggcacagcctcaggatacaagGACActcctttagaagagagatgagggggaattttttagttggtgggggggggggggggggtggtgaaactgcggaattcattgccaaagatggctgtggatgccaagacAACAGccatatttaaagctgaggttgatagattcttgattggtaagggcattaaaggttatggggagaaggcaaaagaatagggttgagaaggaCAATACTTCGTCGACCAGGTAATCTTCAGGCCATCCCAATGAGGTTTATTACTTTATGTACTGGagtgtaactgtgtgtgactgtatgtactgtccTTTACACCTTGTccccagaggaacaatgtttcatttagctgtatacatgtgtatggttgaataacaataaaaTCGTCATTgaacttatatttattgtgttttttaaattctgttctttatggttttttttgctgtatcagatctggagtatcaatcattttgttctccttttcacttgtgaactGAAGAATAACAAATAACAAATTTTGAATTGTACCTTTAGAGCCAAATGATCTTCATACTTCTGGAGGTTTACAAATCGCTGACAGCATGCGACACAAATATACAAAGTGGATGGAGACCCCTGAAGTGTAATAGTTGGATCACATGGTGAATGGTCAAACCTGTTGTTTTGGAGATAAAGACTGCATTTCAAGACTGAACAGAAGCAATGACAAGAGGAACAAGATGCTCAATAAAAAGTTAAGTGATTACAAGAATAATCTTGTTTTCTTCCTCCTGACCTATGTTCTAAAGGGCTGTCCTTCTActaagccctctggtcctagactcccccactatagaaaacgtCTTTTCCACATTCATATGataaagtttcaatgagatccccgttcttctaaactccagcaagtacaggccca is part of the Hemitrygon akajei chromosome 9, sHemAka1.3, whole genome shotgun sequence genome and encodes:
- the znf451 gene encoding E3 SUMO-protein ligase ZNF451 isoform X6; this encodes MTSVSTPSQKRLPIPVMSSDDPLISVGNRESEDEVIFVSVCIEQPLRPVLECIDLSDDEGNEGNKRRSRRPKDHIDWQKARVLSTLDRVARHVEVEKQLKEEKCKAFQEKVDSQHAHGLQELEFIQGQTAAEEARKCVNEWLKVPGPKPGVVSFGRGTVKRHLNASATCDPIDCPIMNCNRKFDNSHLLLGHLKRFDHSPCDPTITLQGSPSTLYICVACCQRFVNLQKYEDHLALKVDSGNAEGHRRGLEPQICQCFACPSCYLLFNLRNECLQHMTKANHFRERHKLSGEQGTRSPLPFPNYAKKLLISLCQEVPFHVKCTDCQQMLRSHIELTAHFRTRCKRAGPVAVSAKDIGQVAAIFRVRGRCLDCNRLFVDNSQISQHAKQAMHKIHQIGTMEKAILEFCHFNEKSKFPSDLRMTLEQSKARKNSPFKRALAKTCSGSGQLSAPSSAKRSRRECSGLHLKEEKVESDSGRSSPRAYLWFCECHQYFDSEKAVEKHIMSANGIRHKCLVCGKLALDAGIISLHMSRSHGGAHLTNYHFWCTCCQAEMLRREDLMTHVMECHSGHAYYYEKEMDEDELVVPEPSPSKSDWQSADLDGSDGVAWGTEATQSNESRVNGSWQCRLCEEMFESEQSVAQHCSLLASHQFHKYSCGFCQKRFHRVETLYRHSRDQHNDELNVKYFCGLCDDIEFNSESEFLDHYKAFHSTDYIFVEHRGATVDEVEAIEGSSRFSCGCQMHYSSKEKRAETSRQCMKNLFSQGKLWFSCSCSATAQSEEDIEIHQTECHGVRRAATAVKCICGKPFSTSEGAQIHYHSKHCTVLEPQPASSSVNGDDTASIPHTGAQHNDAKEKVPNCDPEASTNHLTTMGSQGSLRVALVRSNAAALPQKQRAVSYCTDRHFRKGEKEVTIQEEDIELPDLDLLRTMTHLVFIDLDNWAGFFNNLPGQLNQGTFFWGFQGGKNNWKAPENCPVYNYLVNTGCFFLHPRCSARKDAADFAICMHAGRMDEQLPKHIPFTVLSGDKGFEELKNQLKKTMRPGHVLNPHHMEGELMCAVLNSISDTGKDSDDEDEALQKTLALSLQETKIKEDTANEDAEIEEAVLKSLQER
- the znf451 gene encoding E3 SUMO-protein ligase ZNF451 isoform X2, whose protein sequence is MTSVSTPSQKRRQELGSLRTAGGTQHERMGREAELAFQVNGSSAEPEKLPIPVMSSDDPLISVGNRESEDEVIFVSEQPLRPVLECIDLSDDEGNEGNKRRSRRPKDHIDWQKARVLSTLDRVARHVEVEKQLKEEKCKAFQEKVDSQHAHGLQELEFIQGQTAAEEARKCVNEWLKVPGPKPGVVSFGRGTVKRHLNASATCDPIDCPIMNCNRKFDNSHLLLGHLKRFDHSPCDPTITLQGSPSTLYICVACCQRFVNLQKYEDHLALKVDSGNAEGHRRGLEPQICQCFACPSCYLLFNLRNECLQHMTKANHFRERHKLSGEQGTRSPLPFPNYAKKLLISLCQEVPFHVKCTDCQQMLRSHIELTAHFRTRCKRAGPVAVSAKDIGQVAAIFRVRGRCLDCNRLFVDNSQISQHAKQAMHKIHQIGTMEKAILEFCHFNEKSKFPSDLRMTLEQSKARKNSPFKRALAKTCSGSGQLSAPSSAKRSRRECSGLHLKEEKVESDSGRSSPRAYLWFCECHQYFDSEKAVEKHIMSANGIRHKCLVCGKLALDAGIISLHMSRSHGGAHLTNYHFWCTCCQAEMLRREDLMTHVMECHSGHAYYYEKEMDEDELVVPEPSPSKSDWQSADLDGSDGVAWGTEATQSNESRVNGSWQCRLCEEMFESEQSVAQHCSLLASHQFHKYSCGFCQKRFHRVETLYRHSRDQHNDELNVKYFCGLCDDIEFNSESEFLDHYKAFHSTDYIFVEHRGATVDEVEAIEGSSRFSCGCQMHYSSKEKRAETSRQCMKNLFSQGKLWFSCSCSATAQSEEDIEIHQTECHGVRRAATAVKCICGKPFSTSEGAQIHYHSKHCTVLEPQPASSSVNGDDTASIPHTGAQHNDAKEKVPNCDPEASTNHLTTMGSQGSLRVALVRSNAAALPQKQRAVSYCTDRHFRKGEKEVTIQEEDIELPDLDLLRTMTHLVFIDLDNWAGFFNNLPGQLNQGTFFWGFQGGKNNWKAPENCPVYNYLVNTGCFFLHPRCSARKDAADFAICMHAGRMDEQLPKHIPFTVLSGDKGFEELKNQLKKTMRPGHVLNPHHMEGELMCAVLNSISDTGKDSDDEDEALQKTLALSLQETKIKEDTANEDAEIEEAVLKSLQER